A window of the Halobacterium hubeiense genome harbors these coding sequences:
- the secY gene encoding preprotein translocase subunit SecY — MGWKETAAPVLTRMPAVQRPEGHVPFRRKMYWTAGVLVLYFFLTNVTLWGLDTGASQDLFEQFRSLLAGGQGTVLQLGIGPIVTGSIVLQLLGGANLLGLDTNDPRDQAIYQGLQKMLVLVMVFLTGIPMVFFGNFLQPSAAVAQSLGIGSLGVQVLLFAQIAAGGILLLFMDEVISKWGVGSGIGLFIVAGVSQSLVGGFIFWEGEFPNQGLFPNWIDLALGNVSNIPPLLSIDGLSFLLIQAGILGLFTTLLIYVTVVYAESVRVEIPLSHARVKGARGRFPVKLIYASVLPMILVRALQANIQFIGQILNSTLGIPSWLGVYSDGTAIGGLFYYLSPIYSRESWMWWLGSTPATIEPWQILIRIGVDLTFMIVGGAVFAIFWVETTDMGPEATAKQIQNSGMQIPGFRKNLGVIEKVLERYIPQVTVLGGALVGLLAVMANMLGTIGNVTGTGLLLTISITYKLYEEIAEEQMMEMHPMMREMFGGGD, encoded by the coding sequence ATGGGATGGAAGGAGACTGCCGCACCGGTCCTCACGCGGATGCCCGCAGTCCAGCGTCCGGAAGGACACGTGCCGTTCCGCCGGAAGATGTACTGGACGGCTGGCGTGCTCGTCCTGTACTTCTTCCTGACGAACGTCACGCTCTGGGGGCTCGACACCGGCGCGAGTCAGGACCTCTTCGAGCAGTTCCGGAGCCTGCTCGCCGGTGGCCAGGGGACAGTGCTGCAACTCGGCATCGGCCCCATCGTCACGGGGAGCATCGTCCTCCAGCTGCTCGGCGGGGCGAACCTGCTGGGGCTGGACACGAACGACCCCCGCGACCAGGCGATCTACCAGGGCCTCCAGAAGATGCTGGTCCTCGTGATGGTGTTCCTGACGGGCATCCCGATGGTGTTCTTCGGGAACTTCCTGCAGCCTAGCGCGGCGGTCGCGCAGAGCCTCGGCATCGGCTCGCTGGGCGTGCAGGTGCTGTTGTTCGCCCAGATCGCCGCCGGTGGCATTCTCCTGCTGTTCATGGACGAGGTCATCTCGAAGTGGGGCGTCGGCTCCGGTATCGGTCTGTTCATCGTGGCGGGCGTGAGCCAGAGCCTCGTCGGCGGGTTCATCTTCTGGGAGGGTGAGTTCCCCAACCAGGGGCTGTTCCCGAACTGGATCGACCTGGCGCTGGGCAACGTCTCGAACATCCCGCCGCTGCTGTCGATAGACGGGCTGTCGTTCCTGCTCATCCAGGCGGGCATCCTCGGGCTGTTCACGACGCTGCTCATCTACGTTACCGTCGTGTACGCCGAGAGCGTTCGCGTCGAGATTCCGCTGAGCCACGCTCGCGTGAAGGGCGCACGCGGTCGGTTCCCCGTGAAGCTCATCTACGCGAGCGTCCTGCCGATGATCCTCGTTCGCGCGCTGCAGGCGAACATCCAGTTCATCGGGCAGATTCTGAACTCGACGCTCGGCATCCCGTCGTGGCTCGGCGTCTACTCCGACGGCACCGCTATCGGTGGGTTGTTCTACTACCTCTCGCCGATCTACAGCCGCGAGAGCTGGATGTGGTGGCTCGGCAGCACGCCGGCGACCATCGAGCCGTGGCAGATCCTCATCCGCATCGGCGTCGACCTGACGTTCATGATCGTCGGCGGCGCCGTCTTCGCCATCTTCTGGGTGGAGACGACGGACATGGGGCCGGAAGCCACCGCGAAGCAGATTCAGAACTCGGGGATGCAGATTCCCGGGTTCCGGAAGAACCTCGGGGTCATCGAGAAGGTCCTCGAACGGTACATCCCGCAGGTGACCGTGCTCGGCGGCGCGCTCGTCGGCTTGCTCGCCGTCATGGCGAACATGCTCGGCACCATCGGGAACGTCACCGGGACGGGCCTGCTGCTGACGATATCCATCACGTACAAGCTCTACGAGGAGATCGCCGAAGAGCAGATGATGGAGATGCACCCGATGATGCGGGAGATGTTCGGCGGCGGCGACTGA
- a CDS encoding 30S ribosomal protein S5 codes for MSYNETWEPKTRLGRLVKDGDIDSMSDALDSGLPLKEPEIVDNLLPGLDDEVLDINMVQRMTDSGRRVKFRCVVVVGNRDGYVGYAEGRDDQVGGAIQKAIEVAKLNIIDVSRGCGSWECGCGRPHTVALKTTGQAGSVEVELIPAPRGLGLAGGETVRHVLELAGIEDVWTRSSGKTRTTVNFAKATFNALRKTAEARVPQHAHEQREVIE; via the coding sequence ATGAGCTACAACGAAACCTGGGAACCAAAGACACGCCTGGGTCGCCTCGTCAAGGACGGCGACATCGACTCGATGTCCGACGCCCTCGACAGCGGACTCCCGCTCAAGGAGCCGGAAATCGTCGACAACCTGCTGCCGGGACTCGACGACGAAGTGCTGGACATCAACATGGTCCAGCGCATGACCGACTCCGGTCGACGCGTGAAGTTCCGCTGCGTGGTCGTCGTCGGCAACCGCGACGGCTACGTCGGCTACGCGGAGGGCCGCGACGACCAGGTCGGCGGCGCCATCCAGAAGGCGATCGAGGTCGCGAAACTGAACATCATCGACGTCTCCCGCGGCTGTGGGTCCTGGGAGTGTGGCTGTGGGCGCCCCCACACCGTCGCGCTCAAGACGACCGGGCAGGCCGGGAGCGTCGAGGTCGAACTGATTCCCGCGCCGCGTGGCCTCGGCCTCGCGGGCGGCGAGACCGTGCGCCACGTCCTCGAACTCGCAGGTATCGAGGACGTGTGGACGCGCTCCTCGGGGAAGACCCGGACGACCGTGAACTTCGCGAAGGCGACGTTCAACGCGCTCCGGAAGACCGCGGAAGCCCGCGTCCCCCAGCACGCCCACGAGCAGCGTGAGGTGATCGAGTGA
- a CDS encoding 50S ribosomal protein L32e — MAEEETDAPETLEDISGVGPSKAEALREAGYESVEDMRAASQSELADVSGIGNALAARIKADVGGLEVEEETEAEVEEAEPEEEEAEEDVETELRPRGLTEKTPELSDDEQRLLNKRRREGKPQFNRQDYHKKKRTPKSWRRPKGTLSKQRRGVKGKGDTVEAGFRTPEAVRGKHPSGFEEVRVHNTDDLDGIDPDTEAARIASKVGARKRERIEEQAEEAGIRVLNPTYVEVEVDQ, encoded by the coding sequence ATGGCAGAAGAAGAAACTGACGCGCCAGAGACGCTGGAAGACATCTCGGGCGTCGGCCCCTCGAAGGCGGAAGCGCTCCGCGAGGCCGGCTACGAGTCCGTCGAGGACATGCGGGCAGCGAGCCAGAGCGAACTCGCGGACGTCTCCGGCATCGGCAACGCGCTCGCAGCGCGCATCAAGGCCGACGTCGGCGGTCTCGAAGTCGAAGAGGAGACCGAAGCCGAAGTCGAGGAAGCCGAACCCGAGGAGGAAGAAGCCGAGGAGGACGTGGAGACGGAGCTCCGTCCCCGCGGCCTCACCGAGAAGACGCCGGAGCTCAGCGACGACGAGCAGCGCTTGCTGAACAAGCGCCGTCGCGAGGGCAAGCCGCAGTTCAACCGGCAGGACTACCACAAGAAGAAGCGCACCCCGAAGTCGTGGCGTCGCCCGAAGGGCACGCTGTCCAAGCAGCGCCGCGGCGTCAAGGGCAAGGGTGACACAGTCGAGGCCGGCTTCCGGACGCCGGAAGCGGTCCGCGGCAAGCACCCCAGCGGCTTCGAGGAAGTCCGCGTGCACAACACGGACGACCTCGACGGCATCGACCCGGACACGGAGGCCGCCCGCATCGCCTCGAAGGTTGGCGCACGCAAGCGCGAACGCATCGAGGAGCAGGCCGAAGAAGCGGGCATCCGCGTCCTGAATCCGACCTACGTCGAAGTGGAGGTTGACCAATGA
- a CDS encoding 30S ribosomal protein S8 codes for MTANDPLSDAVSGIDNAESVGHLTHTVEPASNMVGSVLEVFYDRGYIDGFEFVDDGKAGKFEVELKGAINECGPVNPRYSVAADGYEKWEKRYLPARDYGALVVTTSHGIMSHYEAREKGIGGQVIAYVY; via the coding sequence ATGACGGCAAACGATCCCCTGTCCGACGCGGTCTCCGGCATCGACAACGCCGAGAGCGTCGGGCACCTCACGCACACAGTAGAGCCCGCCTCCAACATGGTCGGCTCCGTCCTCGAGGTCTTCTACGACCGCGGGTACATCGACGGCTTCGAGTTCGTCGACGACGGGAAGGCCGGCAAGTTCGAGGTCGAACTGAAAGGTGCCATCAACGAGTGTGGCCCCGTGAACCCACGGTACTCCGTGGCAGCCGACGGTTACGAGAAGTGGGAGAAGCGCTACCTTCCCGCTCGTGACTACGGCGCGCTCGTCGTCACGACGAGCCACGGCATCATGAGCCACTACGAGGCCCGTGAGAAGGGCATCGGTGGCCAAGTGATCGCGTACGTATACTAA
- a CDS encoding 30S ribosomal protein S17, which yields MAIGLNVTEPEGTCSHEDCPFHGNLSVRGQVLEGEVASTDMDKTIVVEREYDVFVPKYDRYMKRRSRVPAHQPDCLDVEVGDTVSIAETRPLSKTKSHVVVEVTDGGDA from the coding sequence ATGGCGATAGGACTGAACGTAACAGAACCGGAAGGCACGTGCTCCCACGAGGACTGCCCGTTCCACGGAAACCTGTCCGTGCGCGGTCAGGTTCTCGAGGGTGAAGTGGCTTCCACCGACATGGACAAGACCATCGTCGTCGAGCGCGAATACGACGTATTCGTGCCGAAGTACGACCGCTACATGAAGCGGCGGTCGCGCGTGCCGGCACACCAGCCGGACTGCCTCGACGTTGAGGTTGGCGACACGGTCAGTATCGCAGAAACCCGACCGCTCTCGAAGACCAAGTCCCACGTGGTCGTCGAAGTCACCGACGGAGGTGACGCCTGA
- the rpmC gene encoding 50S ribosomal protein L29, producing the protein MAILHTEEIRDMTPAEREAELEEIETELLNAKAVKAAGGAPDNPGRIGELRRTVARIKTIQREEGDLEAEAESE; encoded by the coding sequence ATGGCGATTCTCCACACCGAAGAGATTCGGGACATGACCCCCGCGGAACGCGAAGCGGAACTGGAAGAGATCGAGACGGAGCTGCTGAACGCCAAGGCCGTGAAGGCCGCAGGCGGCGCCCCGGACAACCCGGGCCGCATCGGCGAGCTCCGTCGCACGGTCGCGCGAATCAAGACGATTCAGCGCGAAGAAGGCGACCTCGAAGCGGAAGCGGAGAGCGAGTAA
- a CDS encoding ribonuclease P protein component 1 — MTVTPETLPRHELVGLHARVVESTDPSRVGIEGEVVRETMRTLVLDSDSGVKQVPKRGTTFEFRLTDEAADVAKASGTASQPAGGESQTTGEGAAYVTVDGVALLSRPATRSETGVDSKWR, encoded by the coding sequence ATGACAGTGACGCCCGAGACGCTGCCACGGCACGAACTCGTCGGCCTGCACGCGCGGGTCGTCGAGTCGACGGACCCCTCGCGGGTCGGCATCGAGGGCGAGGTCGTCCGCGAGACGATGCGGACGCTCGTGCTCGACAGCGACTCGGGCGTCAAGCAGGTCCCCAAGCGGGGGACGACATTCGAGTTCCGACTCACAGATGAAGCTGCGGACGTCGCGAAGGCGTCCGGGACCGCGTCTCAACCTGCAGGTGGCGAGAGCCAAACCACTGGCGAGGGCGCGGCCTACGTTACGGTGGATGGGGTCGCGTTGCTCTCACGACCCGCTACACGCTCCGAAACCGGAGTTGATTCGAAATGGCGATAG
- a CDS encoding 50S ribosomal protein L18 has translation MATGPRYKVPMRRRREVRTDYHQRLRLLKSGKPRLVARKSNKHVTAQLVVTGPDGDETIASAHSSDLAEYGWEAPTGNLPAAYLTGLLAGVRAQDSDADEGVLDIGLNTATPGSKVFAIQEGAIDAGLDVPHNDAVFADWSRTRGEHIAEYAESLDEPLYGGDFDATELPEHFDEVREAIMEDNE, from the coding sequence ATGGCGACAGGACCACGATACAAGGTGCCGATGCGGCGCCGCCGCGAGGTCCGGACCGACTACCATCAGAGGTTGCGCCTCCTGAAGTCAGGGAAACCTCGGCTCGTTGCTCGGAAGAGCAACAAGCACGTCACGGCGCAGCTGGTCGTGACCGGCCCCGACGGCGACGAAACAATCGCGAGCGCACACTCCAGCGACCTCGCTGAGTACGGCTGGGAGGCTCCCACGGGGAACCTGCCGGCGGCGTACCTGACGGGGCTGCTCGCTGGGGTTCGCGCGCAGGATTCGGACGCGGACGAGGGCGTGCTCGACATCGGCCTCAACACCGCGACTCCGGGTTCGAAGGTGTTCGCAATCCAGGAGGGCGCAATCGACGCCGGCCTGGACGTCCCGCACAACGACGCGGTCTTCGCGGACTGGTCGCGGACGCGCGGCGAACACATCGCGGAGTACGCTGAGTCTCTCGACGAGCCGCTGTACGGCGGCGACTTCGACGCAACGGAGCTTCCCGAGCACTTCGACGAGGTGCGGGAGGCCATCATGGAGGACAACGAATGA
- a CDS encoding 50S ribosomal protein L19e, which yields MSDLSAQKRLAADVLDVGKNRVWFDPEAQGEIADAITREDIRELVDEGTIAAEEKHGNSRGRARERDEKKAYGHQKGPGSRKGKSGARENDKQSYIGRIRAQRRTLRELRDEGEITQSQYRELYNMANGGEFDSVRRLQKYIEEHYGDS from the coding sequence ATGAGCGACCTGAGCGCACAGAAGCGGCTCGCGGCCGACGTCCTCGACGTCGGGAAGAACCGCGTCTGGTTCGACCCCGAGGCGCAGGGTGAAATCGCGGACGCGATTACCCGCGAGGACATCCGCGAGCTCGTCGACGAAGGGACGATTGCGGCAGAGGAAAAGCACGGGAATTCGCGCGGTCGCGCACGCGAGCGCGACGAGAAGAAGGCCTACGGACACCAGAAGGGCCCCGGCTCCCGCAAGGGGAAGTCGGGCGCTCGTGAGAACGACAAGCAGTCGTACATCGGCCGGATTCGCGCGCAGCGGCGGACGCTCCGGGAACTCCGCGACGAAGGGGAGATTACCCAGAGTCAGTACCGGGAGCTGTACAACATGGCCAACGGTGGCGAGTTCGACAGCGTCCGGCGCCTCCAGAAATACATCGAAGAACACTACGGTGATAGCTAA
- a CDS encoding 30S ribosomal protein S4e, with translation MTNHQKRLSVPKSWPVERKTETFTAKAGAGPHGESGVPLVVVLRDVLGYVDDTSEAQYAINTDGVLVNGGSVGDVNRPIGMFDILAFPERDEHYRVFPDEGGRLGLTPIDADAADSKLSKVEDKTTVSGGKTQLNLHDGTNLLVEEDVYSGNDSVVVDNESNDVVAHFEYGEGALVTAVAGQHAGDIGRIDEISVQPGSADNTVYVETADGSFETVEEYVVVIDENFVEDDADLPGDGE, from the coding sequence ATGACGAACCACCAGAAGCGACTCTCGGTACCGAAGTCCTGGCCGGTCGAGCGGAAGACGGAGACGTTCACCGCGAAGGCCGGGGCCGGTCCGCACGGCGAGTCGGGCGTACCGCTCGTCGTCGTGCTTCGGGACGTCCTGGGTTACGTCGACGACACCAGCGAGGCGCAGTACGCCATCAACACCGACGGCGTGCTCGTCAACGGTGGCTCGGTCGGCGACGTCAACCGCCCCATCGGGATGTTCGACATCCTGGCGTTCCCCGAGCGCGACGAACACTACCGGGTCTTCCCCGACGAAGGGGGCCGACTCGGTCTGACGCCCATCGACGCGGACGCGGCGGACAGCAAGCTCAGCAAGGTCGAGGACAAGACCACCGTCTCCGGCGGGAAGACCCAGCTGAACCTCCACGACGGCACGAACCTGCTCGTCGAGGAGGACGTCTACAGCGGGAACGACTCCGTCGTCGTGGACAACGAGTCCAACGACGTGGTCGCCCACTTCGAGTACGGCGAGGGCGCGCTGGTCACCGCAGTCGCGGGCCAGCACGCCGGCGACATCGGCCGCATCGACGAGATTTCGGTGCAGCCGGGCAGCGCCGACAACACCGTCTACGTGGAGACCGCCGACGGTAGCTTCGAGACGGTCGAAGAGTACGTCGTCGTCATCGACGAGAACTTCGTCGAGGACGACGCCGACCTCCCGGGTGATGGCGAATGA
- a CDS encoding 50S ribosomal protein L14, giving the protein MEAIKADVTQGLEKGSLINCADNTGARELKVTSVKGYQGTKNRHPKAGLGDTITVSVTKGTPEMRRQVLEAVVVRQRKPIRRPDGTRVKFEDNAAVIIDDLGEPRGTEIKGPISREVAERYGTIASTATMIV; this is encoded by the coding sequence ATGGAAGCCATCAAGGCAGACGTCACGCAGGGTCTTGAGAAGGGCTCGCTCATCAACTGCGCCGACAACACCGGCGCACGCGAGCTCAAAGTCACGAGCGTGAAGGGTTATCAAGGAACCAAGAACCGCCACCCGAAGGCCGGGCTCGGCGACACCATCACCGTCTCGGTGACCAAGGGGACGCCGGAGATGCGTCGCCAGGTCCTCGAAGCGGTCGTGGTGCGCCAGCGCAAGCCCATTCGACGGCCGGACGGAACGCGCGTGAAGTTCGAGGACAACGCCGCGGTCATCATCGACGACCTCGGCGAGCCTCGCGGGACCGAGATCAAGGGTCCGATTTCGCGCGAAGTGGCGGAACGGTACGGTACCATCGCGAGTACCGCGACGATGATCGTATAG
- a CDS encoding 50S ribosomal protein L5, with the protein MSETEADFHEMREPRIEKVVVHMGVGQGGVDLQNAENILEEITGQQTVRTTAKRTEPEFGIREGDPIGAKVTLRGEDAFDFLDRALPNVDLAERQFDDTGNVSFGIEEHTDFPSQEYDPDIGIYGLDVTVNLVRPGYRVAKRDQVSRQIPSNHRLNPEDAVAFLESNFDVEVNE; encoded by the coding sequence ATGAGCGAGACTGAAGCCGACTTCCACGAGATGCGCGAGCCGCGCATCGAGAAGGTCGTCGTCCACATGGGCGTCGGCCAGGGTGGTGTCGACCTCCAGAACGCCGAGAACATCCTCGAGGAGATCACGGGCCAGCAGACGGTCCGGACGACCGCCAAGCGCACCGAACCCGAGTTCGGCATCCGCGAGGGCGACCCCATCGGCGCGAAGGTCACGCTCCGCGGCGAGGACGCGTTCGACTTCCTCGACCGCGCGCTCCCGAACGTCGACCTGGCCGAGCGCCAGTTCGACGACACGGGCAACGTGAGCTTCGGCATCGAAGAGCACACGGACTTCCCGAGTCAGGAGTACGACCCCGACATCGGTATCTACGGCCTCGACGTGACCGTGAACCTCGTGCGCCCGGGTTACCGGGTCGCGAAGCGCGACCAGGTCAGCCGACAGATTCCGTCGAACCACCGACTCAACCCCGAGGACGCGGTCGCGTTCCTCGAATCGAACTTCGACGTGGAGGTCAACGAATGA
- the rplX gene encoding 50S ribosomal protein L24 produces MSEQPHKQRNRTERAPLHERQKQVHATLSDDLREEYDQRRVRVNVGDTVEVMRGDDAGEEGEVVDVDLRDETVRVEDVTIEKADGEELPKPLDASNLRVTELDLEDDVRAARLEGDNE; encoded by the coding sequence ATGAGCGAACAACCACACAAACAGCGAAACCGCACGGAGCGCGCGCCGCTTCACGAGCGACAGAAGCAGGTCCACGCGACGCTGTCCGACGACCTCCGCGAGGAGTACGACCAGCGACGCGTTCGCGTCAACGTCGGCGACACCGTCGAAGTGATGCGCGGCGACGACGCCGGCGAGGAAGGCGAAGTCGTCGACGTCGACCTGCGCGACGAGACGGTTCGCGTGGAGGACGTCACTATCGAGAAGGCCGACGGCGAGGAGCTGCCCAAGCCCCTCGACGCCAGCAACCTCCGCGTCACCGAACTCGACCTCGAAGACGACGTGCGCGCCGCGCGGCTCGAAGGTGACAACGAATGA
- a CDS encoding uL15m family ribosomal protein, which translates to MTSKKRRQRGSRTHGGGTHKNRRGAGNRGGRGRAGRKKHEQHLYEDVGKSGFKRPEKTDRDVREVSVQKLDEDIALLAADGVAEETEFGYRVDARDVAEDGWEADVVKVLGGGQVYEQLEVTADAFSAGAVDLIESEGGDAVVSERGTEDSEE; encoded by the coding sequence ATGACGAGCAAGAAACGACGACAGCGCGGCTCCCGCACGCACGGCGGCGGCACACACAAGAACCGGCGCGGCGCCGGTAACCGTGGTGGCCGCGGCCGCGCGGGCCGCAAGAAGCACGAACAGCACCTCTACGAGGACGTCGGCAAGTCCGGGTTCAAGCGCCCGGAGAAGACCGACCGCGACGTTCGCGAGGTCTCCGTCCAGAAGCTCGACGAGGACATCGCGTTGCTCGCCGCGGACGGGGTCGCCGAGGAGACAGAGTTCGGCTACCGCGTCGACGCTCGTGACGTCGCCGAGGACGGCTGGGAGGCCGACGTGGTGAAGGTCCTCGGTGGCGGACAGGTCTACGAACAGCTCGAAGTGACGGCGGACGCGTTCTCCGCGGGCGCCGTCGACCTCATCGAGAGCGAGGGCGGCGACGCCGTCGTCTCCGAGCGCGGCACCGAGGACAGCGAGGAGTAA
- a CDS encoding 30S ribosomal protein S3 produces MADEMEFIEQGLQRSQIDEFFAEELARAGYGGMELAPTPMGMQIVLKAEKPGMVIGKGGKNIRKITTQLEERFDLEDPQIDVQEVDEPDLNAQIVADRLANALERGWYFRKAGHTTIDRIMEAGALGAEIVLSGKVTGNRGRVEKFNRGYIKHNGEPAEEIVDHGKGVAVMKLGTIGVSVKIIPPNAKLPDDFEIQEDANIEDLVVDEEEAGEELEELLEGEGEEAEAAEGEAPGEAATAVDDDRAQEEIVEEEPEGGSRPERHDKEGKSATSPPDSTNADVEEDLDELAADVEAEAEDVEAEDFDELESDAEETAEELLEEMEEESEEGEE; encoded by the coding sequence ATGGCCGACGAGATGGAGTTCATCGAGCAGGGCCTCCAGCGCTCCCAGATCGACGAGTTCTTCGCCGAGGAGCTGGCTCGCGCCGGCTACGGCGGCATGGAGCTCGCTCCCACCCCGATGGGGATGCAGATCGTCCTCAAGGCCGAGAAGCCCGGGATGGTCATCGGCAAGGGCGGGAAGAACATCCGGAAGATCACCACCCAGCTCGAGGAGCGCTTCGACCTGGAGGACCCGCAGATCGACGTGCAGGAGGTCGACGAACCCGACCTGAACGCACAGATCGTCGCAGACCGCCTCGCGAACGCGCTCGAGCGCGGCTGGTACTTCCGGAAGGCCGGACACACGACCATCGACCGCATCATGGAGGCCGGCGCACTCGGCGCCGAGATCGTCCTGAGCGGGAAAGTCACCGGCAACCGCGGCCGCGTCGAGAAGTTCAACCGCGGCTACATCAAGCACAACGGCGAGCCCGCCGAGGAGATCGTCGACCACGGCAAGGGCGTCGCCGTGATGAAGCTCGGCACCATCGGCGTCAGCGTCAAGATCATCCCGCCGAACGCGAAGCTCCCCGACGACTTCGAGATTCAGGAGGACGCCAACATCGAGGATCTCGTCGTCGACGAGGAGGAAGCCGGCGAGGAACTCGAAGAGCTCCTCGAAGGCGAAGGCGAGGAAGCCGAGGCCGCCGAGGGCGAGGCGCCCGGCGAGGCCGCCACGGCGGTCGACGACGACCGCGCCCAGGAAGAAATCGTCGAGGAGGAGCCCGAGGGCGGTTCGCGCCCCGAGCGCCACGACAAGGAAGGCAAGTCGGCGACTTCGCCGCCGGACTCCACGAACGCGGACGTCGAGGAGGACCTCGACGAGCTCGCCGCCGACGTGGAAGCCGAGGCCGAGGACGTCGAGGCCGAGGACTTCGACGAGCTGGAGTCCGACGCGGAGGAGACCGCCGAGGAGCTCCTCGAAGAGATGGAAGAAGAGTCCGAGGAGGGTGAGGAATAA
- the rpmD gene encoding 50S ribosomal protein L30, protein MQAVVQLRGEVNISEDVVDTFEMLNIHSVNHCALVPETDAYDGMVAKVNDFVAFGEPSRDVLADLIEARGEPETGSADIDDEWVAENTEYDDVDDLAGALLDEETTLREAGLAPALRLHPPRGGHDGIKQPVSEGGQLGKHSTEEIDDLLTDMH, encoded by the coding sequence ATGCAGGCTGTCGTCCAACTGCGCGGCGAGGTCAACATCAGCGAGGACGTCGTGGACACGTTCGAGATGCTGAACATCCACAGCGTCAACCACTGCGCGCTCGTCCCGGAGACGGACGCCTACGACGGGATGGTCGCGAAGGTCAACGACTTCGTTGCGTTCGGGGAACCGAGCCGCGACGTGCTCGCGGACCTCATCGAAGCCCGCGGCGAGCCCGAGACGGGTTCGGCGGACATCGACGACGAGTGGGTCGCCGAGAACACCGAGTACGACGACGTCGACGACCTCGCGGGCGCGCTCCTCGACGAGGAGACGACGCTCCGCGAGGCCGGCCTGGCGCCGGCGCTGCGCCTGCACCCGCCGCGCGGCGGCCACGACGGCATCAAGCAGCCGGTCAGCGAGGGCGGCCAGCTCGGCAAACACAGCACCGAGGAGATCGACGACCTCCTCACGGACATGCACTAA
- a CDS encoding 50S ribosomal protein L6, with the protein MARVEIEIPDDVTAEVDHLDLTVEGPEGSVSRRLWYPDVSVSVEDDAVVVTSEDDDAKTLSTVGTFESHVENMFHGVTEGWEYQLEVHYSHFPMQVEVEGDEVVIQNFLGEKAPRRTPVRGDTEVTVDGEEVTLNGPSIEDVGQTAADIEQLTRVTDKDTRVFQDGVYIVEKPTKGGA; encoded by the coding sequence ATGGCACGAGTCGAAATCGAAATTCCGGACGACGTGACGGCGGAGGTCGACCACCTCGACCTCACCGTCGAAGGCCCCGAAGGGTCCGTGTCGCGACGCCTCTGGTATCCGGACGTCAGCGTCTCCGTCGAGGACGACGCTGTCGTCGTGACCAGCGAGGACGACGACGCGAAGACGCTCTCGACGGTCGGTACCTTCGAGAGCCACGTGGAGAACATGTTCCACGGCGTCACCGAGGGCTGGGAGTACCAGCTCGAAGTCCACTACTCTCACTTCCCGATGCAGGTGGAAGTCGAGGGCGACGAAGTGGTCATCCAGAACTTCCTCGGCGAGAAGGCGCCGCGGCGGACGCCCGTCCGCGGCGACACCGAGGTCACGGTGGACGGTGAGGAAGTGACGCTCAACGGCCCGAGCATCGAGGACGTCGGCCAGACGGCGGCCGACATCGAACAGCTGACGCGCGTCACCGACAAGGACACGCGCGTCTTCCAGGACGGCGTGTACATCGTCGAGAAGCCCACGAAGGGAGGTGCCTGA
- a CDS encoding 30S ribosomal protein S14, which translates to MSESEQAEETGQTHECRRCGRKQGLVGKYDIWLCRQCFREIARSMGFKKYS; encoded by the coding sequence ATGAGCGAGAGCGAACAAGCAGAAGAGACGGGCCAGACACACGAGTGCCGGCGCTGTGGCCGCAAGCAGGGCCTCGTCGGCAAGTACGACATCTGGCTCTGTCGACAGTGCTTCCGGGAGATTGCCCGCTCGATGGGCTTCAAGAAGTACAGCTAA